Proteins from a genomic interval of Dermacentor variabilis isolate Ectoservices chromosome 8, ASM5094787v1, whole genome shotgun sequence:
- the LOC142589695 gene encoding uncharacterized protein LOC142589695 isoform X4 yields the protein MHRVEGFLREVLATRKRKEPEGPPDRPARRRRATDSPPGDVVVAGTESSTSRPTPRPTPLHHKCPPSCSSPADPFRFREMDMLTEMGVAYARQVRNVRRAALADTGALRQFSSPGRKAIEEVEEGLFHVQRMHSHLVARANHLVYRLQDVVLQEESNRLRKQMHWITTLPAEKQTSQVRDREHDLIVRIVRIVNKRDAILAEHHVEQRRAANELRQMEKEYQRWRRDWTRPPTVTAGSTKKPASKTFLTFRSFKRRVAKTVGKVASKKKGKRPAAAQTNTEICVAKL from the exons ATGCACAGAGTCGAAGGATTCCTGCGCGAAGTGCTCGCTACGCGGAAACGCAAAGAGC CCGAAGGGCCTCCTGACCGACCAGCTCGCCGGCGCCGAGCAACCGACTCGCCGCCTGGAGACGTAGTCGTCGCCGGGACTGAGAGCAGCACATCTCGGCCGACACCGCGGCCGACACCGCTGCACCACAAGTGCCCGCCGTCGTGCTCGTCGCCCGCCGACCCGTTCCGCTTCCGCGAGATGGACATGCTGACGGAGATGGGCGTGGCGTACGCGCGCCAGGTGCGAAACGTGCGCCGAGCCGCGCTGGCCGACACCGGTGCTCTGCGCCAGTTCTCGAGTCCCGGTCGCAAGGCCATCGAGGAGGTGGAGGAGGGCCTGTTCCACGTGCAGAGGATGCACAGCCATCTCGTGGCCAGGGCCAACCACCTGGTCTACAG GTTGCAAGATGTCGTGCTCCAGGAGGAGTCTAACAGACTAAGAAAACAGATGCATTGGATCACAACGTTGCCAG CCGAAAAGCAGACTTCACAGGTACGGGATCGGGAACACGACCTGATAGTGAGGATAGTTCGCATAGTGAACAAGAGGGACGCCATCTTGGCCGAGCACCATGTGGAACAACGCAG GGCTGCAAACGAGCTGCGTCAGATGGAGAAGGAGTACCAAAGGTGGCGAAGAG ACTGGACACGACCCCCCACTGTGACGGCGGGCAGTACGAAGAAGCCAGCGAGCAAGACGTTCTTGACGTTCCGCAGCTTCAAAAGGCGTGTGGCCAAGACGGTCGGCAAAGTGGCATCGAAGAAGAAGGGAAAGCGGCCGGCGGCGGCACAGACGAACACTGAAATCTGTGTGGCAAAGTTGTGA
- the LOC142589695 gene encoding uncharacterized protein LOC142589695 isoform X1, which yields MHRVEGFLREVLATRKRKEPEGPPDRPARRRRATDSPPGDVVVAGTESSTSRPTPRPTPLHHKCPPSCSSPADPFRFREMDMLTEMGVAYARQVRNVRRAALADTGALRQFSSPGRKAIEEVEEGLFHVQRMHSHLVARANHLVYRLQDVVLQEESNRLRKQMHWITTLPAEKQTSQVRDREHDLIVRIVRIVNKRDAILAEHHVEQRRAANELRQMEKEYQRWRRALGDEDSEFLGESTETYDLGTPFPDWTRPPTVTAGSTKKPASKTFLTFRSFKRRVAKTVGKVASKKKGKRPAAAQTNTEICVAKL from the exons ATGCACAGAGTCGAAGGATTCCTGCGCGAAGTGCTCGCTACGCGGAAACGCAAAGAGC CCGAAGGGCCTCCTGACCGACCAGCTCGCCGGCGCCGAGCAACCGACTCGCCGCCTGGAGACGTAGTCGTCGCCGGGACTGAGAGCAGCACATCTCGGCCGACACCGCGGCCGACACCGCTGCACCACAAGTGCCCGCCGTCGTGCTCGTCGCCCGCCGACCCGTTCCGCTTCCGCGAGATGGACATGCTGACGGAGATGGGCGTGGCGTACGCGCGCCAGGTGCGAAACGTGCGCCGAGCCGCGCTGGCCGACACCGGTGCTCTGCGCCAGTTCTCGAGTCCCGGTCGCAAGGCCATCGAGGAGGTGGAGGAGGGCCTGTTCCACGTGCAGAGGATGCACAGCCATCTCGTGGCCAGGGCCAACCACCTGGTCTACAG GTTGCAAGATGTCGTGCTCCAGGAGGAGTCTAACAGACTAAGAAAACAGATGCATTGGATCACAACGTTGCCAG CCGAAAAGCAGACTTCACAGGTACGGGATCGGGAACACGACCTGATAGTGAGGATAGTTCGCATAGTGAACAAGAGGGACGCCATCTTGGCCGAGCACCATGTGGAACAACGCAG GGCTGCAAACGAGCTGCGTCAGATGGAGAAGGAGTACCAAAGGTGGCGAAGAG CCTTGGGCGATGAGGACTCCGAGTTCTTGGGCGAGTCGACGGAAACCTACGATCTTGGCACCCCTTTTCCAGACTGGACACGACCCCCCACTGTGACGGCGGGCAGTACGAAGAAGCCAGCGAGCAAGACGTTCTTGACGTTCCGCAGCTTCAAAAGGCGTGTGGCCAAGACGGTCGGCAAAGTGGCATCGAAGAAGAAGGGAAAGCGGCCGGCGGCGGCACAGACGAACACTGAAATCTGTGTGGCAAAGTTGTGA
- the LOC142589695 gene encoding uncharacterized protein LOC142589695 isoform X2 yields the protein MIVACSSKAGAEGPPDRPARRRRATDSPPGDVVVAGTESSTSRPTPRPTPLHHKCPPSCSSPADPFRFREMDMLTEMGVAYARQVRNVRRAALADTGALRQFSSPGRKAIEEVEEGLFHVQRMHSHLVARANHLVYRLQDVVLQEESNRLRKQMHWITTLPAEKQTSQVRDREHDLIVRIVRIVNKRDAILAEHHVEQRRAANELRQMEKEYQRWRRALGDEDSEFLGESTETYDLGTPFPDWTRPPTVTAGSTKKPASKTFLTFRSFKRRVAKTVGKVASKKKGKRPAAAQTNTEICVAKL from the exons CCGAAGGGCCTCCTGACCGACCAGCTCGCCGGCGCCGAGCAACCGACTCGCCGCCTGGAGACGTAGTCGTCGCCGGGACTGAGAGCAGCACATCTCGGCCGACACCGCGGCCGACACCGCTGCACCACAAGTGCCCGCCGTCGTGCTCGTCGCCCGCCGACCCGTTCCGCTTCCGCGAGATGGACATGCTGACGGAGATGGGCGTGGCGTACGCGCGCCAGGTGCGAAACGTGCGCCGAGCCGCGCTGGCCGACACCGGTGCTCTGCGCCAGTTCTCGAGTCCCGGTCGCAAGGCCATCGAGGAGGTGGAGGAGGGCCTGTTCCACGTGCAGAGGATGCACAGCCATCTCGTGGCCAGGGCCAACCACCTGGTCTACAG GTTGCAAGATGTCGTGCTCCAGGAGGAGTCTAACAGACTAAGAAAACAGATGCATTGGATCACAACGTTGCCAG CCGAAAAGCAGACTTCACAGGTACGGGATCGGGAACACGACCTGATAGTGAGGATAGTTCGCATAGTGAACAAGAGGGACGCCATCTTGGCCGAGCACCATGTGGAACAACGCAG GGCTGCAAACGAGCTGCGTCAGATGGAGAAGGAGTACCAAAGGTGGCGAAGAG CCTTGGGCGATGAGGACTCCGAGTTCTTGGGCGAGTCGACGGAAACCTACGATCTTGGCACCCCTTTTCCAGACTGGACACGACCCCCCACTGTGACGGCGGGCAGTACGAAGAAGCCAGCGAGCAAGACGTTCTTGACGTTCCGCAGCTTCAAAAGGCGTGTGGCCAAGACGGTCGGCAAAGTGGCATCGAAGAAGAAGGGAAAGCGGCCGGCGGCGGCACAGACGAACACTGAAATCTGTGTGGCAAAGTTGTGA
- the LOC142589695 gene encoding uncharacterized protein LOC142589695 isoform X3 — protein sequence MAEGPPDRPARRRRATDSPPGDVVVAGTESSTSRPTPRPTPLHHKCPPSCSSPADPFRFREMDMLTEMGVAYARQVRNVRRAALADTGALRQFSSPGRKAIEEVEEGLFHVQRMHSHLVARANHLVYRLQDVVLQEESNRLRKQMHWITTLPAEKQTSQVRDREHDLIVRIVRIVNKRDAILAEHHVEQRRAANELRQMEKEYQRWRRALGDEDSEFLGESTETYDLGTPFPDWTRPPTVTAGSTKKPASKTFLTFRSFKRRVAKTVGKVASKKKGKRPAAAQTNTEICVAKL from the exons CCGAAGGGCCTCCTGACCGACCAGCTCGCCGGCGCCGAGCAACCGACTCGCCGCCTGGAGACGTAGTCGTCGCCGGGACTGAGAGCAGCACATCTCGGCCGACACCGCGGCCGACACCGCTGCACCACAAGTGCCCGCCGTCGTGCTCGTCGCCCGCCGACCCGTTCCGCTTCCGCGAGATGGACATGCTGACGGAGATGGGCGTGGCGTACGCGCGCCAGGTGCGAAACGTGCGCCGAGCCGCGCTGGCCGACACCGGTGCTCTGCGCCAGTTCTCGAGTCCCGGTCGCAAGGCCATCGAGGAGGTGGAGGAGGGCCTGTTCCACGTGCAGAGGATGCACAGCCATCTCGTGGCCAGGGCCAACCACCTGGTCTACAG GTTGCAAGATGTCGTGCTCCAGGAGGAGTCTAACAGACTAAGAAAACAGATGCATTGGATCACAACGTTGCCAG CCGAAAAGCAGACTTCACAGGTACGGGATCGGGAACACGACCTGATAGTGAGGATAGTTCGCATAGTGAACAAGAGGGACGCCATCTTGGCCGAGCACCATGTGGAACAACGCAG GGCTGCAAACGAGCTGCGTCAGATGGAGAAGGAGTACCAAAGGTGGCGAAGAG CCTTGGGCGATGAGGACTCCGAGTTCTTGGGCGAGTCGACGGAAACCTACGATCTTGGCACCCCTTTTCCAGACTGGACACGACCCCCCACTGTGACGGCGGGCAGTACGAAGAAGCCAGCGAGCAAGACGTTCTTGACGTTCCGCAGCTTCAAAAGGCGTGTGGCCAAGACGGTCGGCAAAGTGGCATCGAAGAAGAAGGGAAAGCGGCCGGCGGCGGCACAGACGAACACTGAAATCTGTGTGGCAAAGTTGTGA
- the LOC142589695 gene encoding uncharacterized protein LOC142589695 isoform X6, whose product MDMLTEMGVAYARQVRNVRRAALADTGALRQFSSPGRKAIEEVEEGLFHVQRMHSHLVARANHLVYRLQDVVLQEESNRLRKQMHWITTLPAEKQTSQVRDREHDLIVRIVRIVNKRDAILAEHHVEQRRAANELRQMEKEYQRWRRALGDEDSEFLGESTETYDLGTPFPDWTRPPTVTAGSTKKPASKTFLTFRSFKRRVAKTVGKVASKKKGKRPAAAQTNTEICVAKL is encoded by the exons ATGGACATGCTGACGGAGATGGGCGTGGCGTACGCGCGCCAGGTGCGAAACGTGCGCCGAGCCGCGCTGGCCGACACCGGTGCTCTGCGCCAGTTCTCGAGTCCCGGTCGCAAGGCCATCGAGGAGGTGGAGGAGGGCCTGTTCCACGTGCAGAGGATGCACAGCCATCTCGTGGCCAGGGCCAACCACCTGGTCTACAG GTTGCAAGATGTCGTGCTCCAGGAGGAGTCTAACAGACTAAGAAAACAGATGCATTGGATCACAACGTTGCCAG CCGAAAAGCAGACTTCACAGGTACGGGATCGGGAACACGACCTGATAGTGAGGATAGTTCGCATAGTGAACAAGAGGGACGCCATCTTGGCCGAGCACCATGTGGAACAACGCAG GGCTGCAAACGAGCTGCGTCAGATGGAGAAGGAGTACCAAAGGTGGCGAAGAG CCTTGGGCGATGAGGACTCCGAGTTCTTGGGCGAGTCGACGGAAACCTACGATCTTGGCACCCCTTTTCCAGACTGGACACGACCCCCCACTGTGACGGCGGGCAGTACGAAGAAGCCAGCGAGCAAGACGTTCTTGACGTTCCGCAGCTTCAAAAGGCGTGTGGCCAAGACGGTCGGCAAAGTGGCATCGAAGAAGAAGGGAAAGCGGCCGGCGGCGGCACAGACGAACACTGAAATCTGTGTGGCAAAGTTGTGA
- the LOC142589695 gene encoding uncharacterized protein LOC142589695 isoform X5, with product MNLQDLMSSSLLLGLLTLDQINELMLLLMAREERETTASSDEESSSSPRPRGWRPTMSVNDMLSDPLLMSIMTTRQITDLMYIRLMENREREYEGSSSSSSSSSSSSERLQREEAQRRRLVRRRPLRSRQSIAARKADFTGTGSGTRPDSEDSSHSEQEGRHLGRAPCGTTQGCKRAASDGEGVPKVAKRLDTTPHCDGGQYEEASEQDVLDVPQLQKACGQDGRQSGIEEEGKAAGGGTDEH from the exons ATGAATCTCCAGGACTTGATGTCGAGCAGCCTGCTACTCGGGCTCCTCACGCTAGATCAGATAAACGagttgatgctgctgctgatggcgcgAGAAGAACGGGAGACGACCGCGTCTAGCGACGAAGAATCGTCGTCGAGCCCGCGACCTAGGGGATGGCGTCCCACGATGAGCGTGAACGACATGCTGTCCGACCCGCTGCTCATGTCCATCATGACGACCCGTCAGATCACCGATCTCATGTACATCAGGCTCATGGAGAACAGGGAACGCGAGTacgaaggcagcagcagcagcagcagtagcagtagcagcagctcTGAAAGGTTGCAGCGCGAAGAGGCCCAGAGGCGGAGGCTGGTGCGACGTCGGCCGCTGAGGAGCAGGCAGTCAATCGCTGC CCGAAAAGCAGACTTCACAGGTACGGGATCGGGAACACGACCTGATAGTGAGGATAGTTCGCATAGTGAACAAGAGGGACGCCATCTTGGCCGAGCACCATGTGGAACAACGCAG GGCTGCAAACGAGCTGCGTCAGATGGAGAAGGAGTACCAAAGGTGGCGAAGAG ACTGGACACGACCCCCCACTGTGACGGCGGGCAGTACGAAGAAGCCAGCGAGCAAGACGTTCTTGACGTTCCGCAGCTTCAAAAGGCGTGTGGCCAAGACGGTCGGCAAAGTGGCATCGAAGAAGAAGGGAAAGCGGCCGGCGGCGGCACAGACGAACACTGA
- the LOC142589694 gene encoding nudC domain-containing protein 3 codes for MDASRRGIYDAALMGILSNEGQIYPFLDAIFDFLYRRTDFYRIKSSPSDKLGFSPGVARRIVRAAFESYNKLANEAQKKAGPAAPVITQPEELLQIATEVEVETTTSDNTLESTTSESVTAEPVETVATAAKSKSQCSQKGDAGNVEPTENGKADGPSISAPKAGDENGDPDYDPVQAKFQSHPESYNGAIRDNYCWSQSIRDLDVRVKVGPDVTSRNQVRVTIHPNHLKVELLDLVTKTWAVHVDDDLHSRIKLDESIWTLVPGDHVLVNLEKATELWWDRLLVNEPKINIRAIDPTKPFEDLDPESQAKIQELTYNNLLKQAGRKTPQEEKVENLLREAWDKDGSPFKGQPFDPSIVNLTGCNSNI; via the exons ATGGATGCCTCCCGCCGGGGCATATATGACGCTGCCCTGATGGGTATCTTGTCCAACGAAGGTCAAATATATCCGTTCCTAGATGCCATCTTCGATTTCCTCTATCGCCG TACTGATTTCTACCGAATCAAGTCCTCTCCCTCCGACAAGCTTGGATTTTCTCCAGGCGTCGCAAGGCGCATAGTGAGAGCG GCCTTCGAGTCGTACAACAAGCTTGCAAATGAGGCCCAAAAGAAGGCAGGCCCTGCTGCCCCAGTCATAACCCAGCCTGAAG AGTTGCTCCAAATTGCTACTGAGGTTGAAGTTGAGACCACCACCTCAGACAATACGCTTGAATCAACTACGAGTGAGAGCGTGACAGCTGAACCAGTGGAGACCGTTGCCACCGCTGCAAAGTCAAAGTCCCAGTGCTCACAGAAGGGAGACGCTGGCAACGTCGAGCCCACAGAAAACGGCAAGGCGGATGGCCCCAGCATTAGCGCCCCAAAAGCAGGCGATGAAAATGGGGATCCTGACTATGATCC GGTGCAGGCCAAGTTTCAGAGCCATCCCGAGAGCTACAATGGTGCCATCCGCGACAACTACTGCTGGAGCCAGAGCATTCGAGACCTCGATGTCCGAGTCAAG GTCGGccctgacgtgacgtcacgaaaccaGGTCCGAGTGACCATTCACCCCAACCACCTCAAGGTGGAGCTGCTGGACCTCGTGACAAAGACGTGGGCGGTGCACGTTGATGACGACCTGCACTCCCGCATCAAACTCGACGAGTCCATCTGGACCCTGGTGCCCGGGGACCACGTACTG GTGAACCTGGAGAAGGCCACCGAATTGTGGTGGGACCGACTGCTCGTGAATGAGCCCAAGATCAACATTCGTGCCATCGACCCAACCAAGCCCTTCGAGGACCTAGACCCAGAGTCTCAAGCCAAAATCCAGGAGCTGACTTACAACAACCTCCTCAAGCAGGCTGGGCGCAAGACTCCTCAGGAAGAG AAAGTGGAGAACCTGCTCCGCGAAGCTTGGGACAAGGATGGGTCACCATTCAAGGGGCAGCCCTTTGACCCCAGCATTGTGAACTTGACGGGGTGCAACAGCAACATCTGA